AGCCGAAATTCTGTGGGATACCTGGGGAGTACCGCACATTTATGCCAAAAATGATGAAAGCCCTTTTTACGCTTATGGCTGGGCGCAGGCTCAGAACCATGGTGATCTGGTGCTGCAATTGTATGGTCAGGCGAGGGGACGTGGAGGTGAGTATTGGGGTGAGAAGTATGCCGAGGCGGACAGATGGGTAATCACCAACAGCATTTATGAGCGGGCAGGGGAATGGAAGAACGTTGGTGTGGCGGGGCTGAATCAGTCTGGAATATTTGAGTAAAAATGTTATTTGTCAACCAATAAAAAAGTCTCAGAACTGGTTAAACAGCCTGAGACTTTCCTGTTTTAAGCCAACATTACATTGACTTGAACCCTAATTTAACAATCCATCAAATGTAAGCGCTACGTAATACAAGCCACCCAATGTTGGGCCACCTGCGTATTGAATATAGTTTCTGTTGAAAATGTTGCTACCGCCCACTTTAACATTCGCCTTGATCTGAGGTACCTTATAAGTAACCTGAGCATCGACGGTGTGAATGGCCGGAACGGTTCCGTTGACCAGCGGACTTTCCCAATTAAATTCTTGCTGCCATCTGTAAACGACACTGAACCCAAGATTTTTAACGATCTGACGATTCCCAAACTGAATGTTAGCAGTCCATTCCGGGGTGTTGAAACCGGTCACGAATATGTCAGTCGTCGCGTTAGACTTGATTTTATTAAAGCTGGTGTTACCCGAAACAGTGTAGTTTTTGTAAAAATTATAGGTCAGGCCCAATGCTGAACCGTAGTTGCGGTATTTGTTTTTTGCATTGGTATAAACACGGTAGCGATCCTGTCCTGCATCACGGTTTGCGTCCAACATGGCTAGTACCGCTGCGTCAGTGCCTACCGTCTGGCCTTTCGGAACGTCCACCTGAACTTGTCCGAGGAAACCGTCATAAGTATTGGTATAAGCATCAAAGTCAAAAACCAATGTGTTGTCCAGGAAAACAGATTTGTAACCGAACTCATAGGAGTGAATTTGTTCCGGGCGACCCTTGTCCAGCTGTGCTTTGACGAGCAAATTGCGGTTCGCCAGTGCCGCGTCGTTACGGCTTGCACCGGCAGCAACAGCCGCATTGACAGCCGCATTGAAAACAACACCGGACGCGCGGGTATAGCTGTTGTCCAGATATCCCAAGCCCTCATTAATGTAAGTAAGACTGCCGACACGCTTCACACGACCATTGTTTACATAAGATAGCGCCTCGAACAACCCGGGGAAACGATATCCTTGCTGATACGTAAAACGGAAGTTGTTGTTAGCGGTAGGGGAGAAAACAGCTGCCAAACGTGGTGTCAGTTTTGGGTCAAATTCAGGGTTGTAATCGTAGCGAAGCGACCCGAACAGTTTCAGTTTCTCCTTGAAAAGCACTTTGGTAACCTGCGCAAATGCACCGATTTTTTTGTAATTGATCTTATCACCGTAAGTGCCGTCTTCCAGTTGCTTGCCACGGTCCGCGATAGGACGTGAGAAATCTACAAATGTGTTACCGTCGGGTGTAATCTGATAATCCCGCGCATCACCGCCGATCAGCAGGTCAAAATATTTGGTGTATTTGGATAAATCCCATTGTCCTTCAATGTGATACAAATGGCTTTTCTGAACCAATGCTGCTCCACCGGAAGCGGGAGCGTCAGGAATGGTCGACGATTTGATATCCCAGTTATTAATGCTGCGGATCAATGCTTTCTGATCTTCAAATGCTTTTGTACCCGGTACCGCACGTTTTGCATCGGCTGTTTCTCTCGCGAATTGGGTTGCTGCTGCGAGGTTAGCATCGGTTAATCCGCCGCCATTTTGCTCTGCATAAGTGTTCAAAGCTGTTTTGTAAGCTGCTCCCCAGGTGCTTCCGCTACCGCCGGTCGACAAATCCATGTTGTCGGCAAGCGGTTTTACATTAAATGAATCACCTGAGTTTTCCAGTGATATATAAGCTCTTACGAGGAAGTTACTTCCTTTCAGATCCACTTTATGGTTTTGAACGACCACATTGTCCAGCTGGATCTTGTTCCCTCTTTGAAAAACACCGTCCATTTTACCAACGCGGTAGCTGTAAGAAATTTCAGCCTGATCGCTTAACCGGTAATGAAGTGCCGCGTCGAATTTCATGTTATCCACATTCGGGCTCACCAGGTCTTTTTCCCAGTATCCGGTACGGGCTACATTCAAGGTCTGATTGGCTTTTCCATTGATGGTCAATCCGCTCACCGAAACCGTGTTGCTTCCTGCCAATACATCATCGCCGTATTTGTTCCAGCCATCAAAAGCAGCATTGTTAGCGCCATTGAGTGCAGGATAATTGGGGTTAGCACTTTTGAGATTGTTGGGGTTTTGGTCGAGTCTGGTGTCCGACAACCAGTCGGTACCTTTCATATACCCGAAATTCAGCTTGAATGCGAATTTGTTACTGAATGCTTTTGCGTAACGTATAGCAGTTTCAGTTAAAATACTCGCGTCGCGGCCGGTGCCTCCCACGTGGTTTACACCGGTTTTTTGATACACACTCAAACCCTGATAAAAGAAAGGGCTTTTGGTCAAAAGGTTAGACATACCGTTAATGGCATTGAGACCATAAAGCGCAGACGCAGCACCGGGAGTAATTTCCACACTGGCAATGTCCAGCTCAGTAGGGCCAATGGCATTCCCCAATGGGACACCCAATGTAGCCGCCTGCATATCGATACCGTCCACCAACTGCATGAAGCGATAGTTACTTGGAATGTTAAAACCGCGCGTATTGGGTATTTTGAAAGTAAGGCTGGAAGTGGTCATCTGAACACCCTTGACGTTTTCGAGCGCGTCGTAGAAGGACGGCGATGGAGAGTCACGGATGGCGCGGATATCGAGCTTAGCAATCGCTACGGGCGATTTAAGAATGCTTTCTTCCACTCTCGAAGCGGTCACCACGATCTCCTGGGCAAGCTGGGTTTGTGTTACGAGCTCAACATTGAGATTGGAGCCGGGACCGGTAACTTCAAACTCCTGCGTTTGAAAACCGACGCTTGATATGGTCAATGTAAAAGGATATTTCGCTTTGGATCTTAACTTAAAGCCGCCGTCGGACTCGGTAGTGGTTCCCGCAACGGTTCCTTTGATGACTACGCTGACTCCTGGAAGCGCTGTTTTGTCGGTTTTATCAACGATTTTACCAGATATTTCAATGAAGTTGTTGCCCTGTGCAAGTGATAGAAATGGGAGAAATAACAGGGAAAATAGAGCTAGCTTTTTGGCTAGGTACGCGGTTTTCATAAACTAGTGCAATTGGTTGGTGTTTACCTATAAATCTATCGATTTAGTAGACAAATGTAGTGGTGTTTTTTATACCATCAAATTTTTCTGAAATATCTGTTGATATTTATTCGTCAATACCCTCCTACACGCTGAGGAGGGCGATTTTATTTTAATGTTGTCAAACGCGAAATAGCATTAAAAAAAGAAAACCCCTGGTTTTGGCCAAGGGTTTCACTTTAAAATATGATTTATCGACTATGCCGTCAGTTCTTCTTCCAGGTGTGAAGCATTCAATTGCAAGACTTCTGTCGTTCTCGCTCTGGTTATGGCAGCAAAATTCGCATCAGTAGCAAGAGACCTGCCAAACGAAGGGATGATCTTTTTAAACTGAGCCTGCCATTCAGGAGATTTGGCATCTTTGAAACAACGCTGAATGAGGTCAAGCATAATAGAAACCGAAGTGGAAGCACCCGGAGAAGCGCCAAGCAATGCAGCCAGAGAACCGTCAGAAGCAGTAACCATCTCTGTTCCGAATTCAAGGACACCGCCTTCCTTCTTATCTTTTTTAATGACCTGCACCCGCTGACCGGCTTTTTCAAGATCCCAGTCTTCCAAACGTGCGTCGGGCAGGTAATCCTTCAATGCCTCCAAACGATCCTGCGGCGATTGCCTTACCTGATCAATCAGGTATTTGGTCAGTGGAATATTATGTATCCCGGCCGCCAGCATTGGTTTGATGTTATTCAACTTAATCGAAAGAGGCAGATCCAGGTAAGAACCATTTTTAAGGAACTTGGTAGAAAAACCAGCATATGGCCCAAAAAGTAGTGCTTTTTTGCCATCGATCATCCGGGTATCCAGGTGAGGGACTGACATTGGCGGTGAGCCGACGGAAGCTTTGCCGTACACTTTTGCCTGGTGTTTTTCAACGATTTCAGGTTTGTTGCACACAAGCCATTGACCACTCACGGGAAACCCTCCGAAGCCTTTACCCTCCGGAATGCCCGACTTTTCAAGCAGCGGCAACGAACCGCCCCCAGCACCTATGAATACAAACCAGGTTTGTATTTTACGACTTTTTCCGGTTTCGCGGTCTTTCACATCAATGGTCCATGCTCCCTCGCGGTTCCGTTTGAGGTCGTCGACTTCGTGGTTGAGGTACAGATTGACACCTTCCTGTTTTTCAAGAAAGTCGAACATAGACCTTGTCAGCGTACCGAAATTGACGTCGGTACCAAGCTCCATTCTGGTAGCAGCTACTTTTTCGTCCGGGTTTCTGCCATTCATGACCA
The genomic region above belongs to Dyadobacter pollutisoli and contains:
- a CDS encoding penicillin acylase family protein, whose translation is MHFAPMVKYFLIFYSFPVFVKTEKAYTQQKPSYKQAEILWDTWGVPHIYAKNDESPFYAYGWAQAQNHGDLVLQLYGQARGRGGEYWGEKYAEADRWVITNSIYERAGEWKNVGVAGLNQSGIFE
- a CDS encoding TonB-dependent receptor translates to MKTAYLAKKLALFSLLFLPFLSLAQGNNFIEISGKIVDKTDKTALPGVSVVIKGTVAGTTTESDGGFKLRSKAKYPFTLTISSVGFQTQEFEVTGPGSNLNVELVTQTQLAQEIVVTASRVEESILKSPVAIAKLDIRAIRDSPSPSFYDALENVKGVQMTTSSLTFKIPNTRGFNIPSNYRFMQLVDGIDMQAATLGVPLGNAIGPTELDIASVEITPGAASALYGLNAINGMSNLLTKSPFFYQGLSVYQKTGVNHVGGTGRDASILTETAIRYAKAFSNKFAFKLNFGYMKGTDWLSDTRLDQNPNNLKSANPNYPALNGANNAAFDGWNKYGDDVLAGSNTVSVSGLTINGKANQTLNVARTGYWEKDLVSPNVDNMKFDAALHYRLSDQAEISYSYRVGKMDGVFQRGNKIQLDNVVVQNHKVDLKGSNFLVRAYISLENSGDSFNVKPLADNMDLSTGGSGSTWGAAYKTALNTYAEQNGGGLTDANLAAATQFARETADAKRAVPGTKAFEDQKALIRSINNWDIKSSTIPDAPASGGAALVQKSHLYHIEGQWDLSKYTKYFDLLIGGDARDYQITPDGNTFVDFSRPIADRGKQLEDGTYGDKINYKKIGAFAQVTKVLFKEKLKLFGSLRYDYNPEFDPKLTPRLAAVFSPTANNNFRFTYQQGYRFPGLFEALSYVNNGRVKRVGSLTYINEGLGYLDNSYTRASGVVFNAAVNAAVAAGASRNDAALANRNLLVKAQLDKGRPEQIHSYEFGYKSVFLDNTLVFDFDAYTNTYDGFLGQVQVDVPKGQTVGTDAAVLAMLDANRDAGQDRYRVYTNAKNKYRNYGSALGLTYNFYKNYTVSGNTSFNKIKSNATTDIFVTGFNTPEWTANIQFGNRQIVKNLGFSVVYRWQQEFNWESPLVNGTVPAIHTVDAQVTYKVPQIKANVKVGGSNIFNRNYIQYAGGPTLGGLYYVALTFDGLLN
- a CDS encoding malate:quinone oxidoreductase; its protein translation is MNTKKSSKTSSPDVVLIGAGIMSATLGVLLKKLSPSISISIFERLDRVTAESSDAWNNAGTGHSAFCELNYTPQLEDGSVETKKAIKIAESFEVSKEFWAYLVENGIVEPDTFIHNIPHMSFVWGSENVDYLHKRFTALTRHHLFRGMEYTEDKNEISSWIPLVMNGRNPDEKVAATRMELGTDVNFGTLTRSMFDFLEKQEGVNLYLNHEVDDLKRNREGAWTIDVKDRETGKSRKIQTWFVFIGAGGGSLPLLEKSGIPEGKGFGGFPVSGQWLVCNKPEIVEKHQAKVYGKASVGSPPMSVPHLDTRMIDGKKALLFGPYAGFSTKFLKNGSYLDLPLSIKLNNIKPMLAAGIHNIPLTKYLIDQVRQSPQDRLEALKDYLPDARLEDWDLEKAGQRVQVIKKDKKEGGVLEFGTEMVTASDGSLAALLGASPGASTSVSIMLDLIQRCFKDAKSPEWQAQFKKIIPSFGRSLATDANFAAITRARTTEVLQLNASHLEEELTA